One window of Nymphaea colorata isolate Beijing-Zhang1983 chromosome 1, ASM883128v2, whole genome shotgun sequence genomic DNA carries:
- the LOC116265209 gene encoding dirigent protein 22-like: MASSLLPKCSTTIFLSCFLFLLAAAVDAKLVHSQRVLRRPLKEKMSHLHFYFHDIVSGRNPTAVTVAVAKNSTSLTGFGDIVMIDDPLTDGPELSSKLVGRAQGLYASAGLQDLSLLMAVNYVFMEGKYNGSSLSILGRNMAMRPVREMAVVGGSGLFRMARGYAVARTHWFDANTGDATVEYNVYVVHY; encoded by the coding sequence ATGGCATCTTCCCTCCTTCCAAAATGCTCCACCACCATCTTCCTCTCttgcttcctcttccttcttgctGCTGCCGTGGATGCCAAACTAGTTCATAGTCAAAGAGTACTCCGCAGGCCGCTGAAGGAGAAGATGTCCCACCTCCATTTCTATTTCCACGACATCGTCAGTGGCCGGAACCCGACTGCCGTGACCGTCGCCGTAGCAAAGAACAGCACCTCGCTGACGGGCTTCGGGGATATTGTGATGATCGACGACCCCTTGACGGATGGGCCGGAGTTGTCCTCTAAACTGGTGGGAAGAGCCCAGGGGCTGTACGCCTCGGCGGGGCTGCAGGACCTGAGCTTGCTGATGGCAGTGAACTATGTGTTCATGGAGGGGAAGTACAATGGCAGCAGCTTGAGCATTCTGGGGAGGAACATGGCGATGCGGCCGGTGAGGGAGATGGCGGTGGTCGGCGGCAGCGGTCTGTTCAGGATGGCCCGTGGCTACGCCGTTGCGAGGACTCACTGGTTTGATGCAAACACGGGAGACGCCACAGTAGAGTACAATGTCTATGTCGTCCATTATTAA